A part of Pseudomonas sp. HR96 genomic DNA contains:
- a CDS encoding PLP-dependent aminotransferase family protein, whose amino-acid sequence MPTPSNLGFDPSGILLDRRLGLSQQLYQQLRTRMLAGQIGRGTRLPASRDLAQVLGISRNSVVRAYEQLYAEGFIHSRVGAGTFVDLPENLSTKLSTGFATPLSTRLSTNRAETTGDTVSPVWTNSALDRLKNNHLPLPRSGPPKAFRVGIHAFDLFPFDIWSKLQAAFWRKPDLGQLGYGEAEGDPRLRELIAAYLRSSRGLSCSAEQIVITTGAQQAIGLCAQLLLEPGDSVAVENPGYRAAGHAFANAGARLRGVAVDNDGLVCSELEQITDCRIAYVTPAHQYPTGVTMSLARRLQLLAWAQRCQGWVIEDDYDGEYRYNGAPLAPLAALDRQGRVIYVGTFGKVAFPALRLGYLVLPQPLVEPFRRRRAVAVRSSEVGTQAVMAEFIAQGHFQRHIRRMRRAALSRRDALLEHWPMDIPGCAAMPRVDAGLHVKIDVDSHVREAQLVQLAAEVDVELNPLSDYWLAATPSAPAPGSGLVLGFAAVDERAIEQAAKRLQRAWQSGL is encoded by the coding sequence GTGCCGACCCCATCAAACCTGGGCTTCGACCCCTCCGGCATCCTGCTGGACCGCCGCCTGGGGTTGAGCCAGCAGCTGTATCAGCAACTGCGCACGCGGATGCTTGCCGGCCAGATCGGCCGCGGCACCCGCCTGCCGGCCAGCCGCGACCTGGCGCAAGTACTGGGCATCTCGCGCAATAGCGTGGTGCGCGCCTACGAACAGCTGTACGCCGAAGGATTTATCCACAGCCGGGTGGGCGCCGGGACATTCGTCGATCTGCCAGAAAATCTATCCACAAAACTGTCCACAGGGTTTGCCACCCCCTTATCAACAAGGTTATCCACAAATCGCGCCGAAACAACTGGTGATACAGTCAGTCCTGTATGGACGAACAGCGCCCTTGATCGGCTAAAAAACAACCATTTGCCGCTGCCTCGAAGCGGTCCGCCGAAAGCGTTTCGGGTAGGCATTCATGCTTTCGATCTGTTCCCTTTCGACATCTGGAGCAAGCTGCAGGCGGCGTTCTGGCGCAAGCCCGACCTGGGGCAGCTGGGTTATGGCGAGGCCGAAGGGGACCCGCGCCTGCGCGAGCTGATCGCCGCCTACCTGCGCAGTTCACGAGGCTTGTCCTGCAGCGCTGAACAAATAGTGATCACCACCGGCGCGCAGCAGGCGATTGGCCTTTGTGCACAGCTGCTGCTGGAGCCCGGCGACAGCGTGGCAGTGGAAAACCCTGGCTACCGCGCCGCCGGCCATGCCTTCGCCAACGCCGGTGCGCGGCTGCGTGGGGTGGCTGTGGATAACGACGGCCTGGTGTGCAGCGAACTCGAACAGATCACCGATTGCCGGATAGCCTACGTCACCCCGGCGCATCAATACCCTACCGGGGTGACCATGAGCCTGGCGCGCCGGCTGCAGCTGCTGGCCTGGGCGCAGCGCTGCCAGGGCTGGGTCATCGAGGACGACTACGACGGCGAATATCGCTACAACGGTGCGCCGCTGGCGCCCTTGGCCGCGCTCGACCGGCAAGGCCGGGTGATCTACGTCGGCACCTTCGGCAAGGTGGCCTTTCCGGCGTTGCGCCTGGGCTACCTCGTGTTGCCGCAGCCGCTGGTGGAGCCGTTTCGCCGTCGCCGGGCGGTGGCGGTACGCAGCTCGGAGGTCGGCACCCAGGCGGTGATGGCCGAGTTCATCGCCCAGGGGCATTTCCAGCGGCACATCCGGCGCATGCGCCGCGCCGCCTTGAGCCGTCGCGATGCCTTGCTGGAGCACTGGCCGATGGACATCCCTGGCTGCGCGGCGATGCCCCGGGTTGACGCCGGCCTGCATGTGAAAATCGATGTCGACAGCCATGTGCGGGAGGCGCAGCTGGTGCAGTTGGCAGCGGAGGTGGACGTCGAGCTCAACCCGCTGAGCGACTATTGGCTGGCCGCGACGCCCTCTGCGCCAGCGCCCGGCAGCGGACTGGTACTGGGTTTCGCCGCCGTCGATGAGCGCGCGATCGAACAAGCGGCCAAACGTCTGCAACGGGCCTGGCAGAGCGGTCTTTGA
- a CDS encoding bestrophin family protein, with protein sequence MQNAILRKYRFLLKTVTYVGWSLFWLLIWDIIVTVDFMLFLERKLTLPSMPLTLLGSALVVLTSFRNSSAYNRWWEARTLWGALVNNSRSFARQVLTLVQDGDTLNPAKAVLLRRHVAFVKCLSAHLKKEDCAPGVVELIGEEAFARRHDTNNFPNDLLNGSAALLSREYQAGRLDSIRLARLESTLVEISNCQGGMERIANTPLPYPYVSFPRLFITLFCIIVPIGLVEDLGWFTPLASTVVGFMLLAIEKIGTDLQSPFLASEHEIQMVALCENIEKNLDSMLRDAEVTSREMAPCLKSPT encoded by the coding sequence ATGCAGAATGCAATCCTTCGCAAGTATCGGTTCCTGCTCAAGACGGTGACCTACGTTGGCTGGTCGCTGTTCTGGCTGTTGATCTGGGACATTATCGTCACCGTCGACTTCATGCTGTTTCTCGAGCGCAAGCTGACCCTGCCGTCGATGCCGCTGACGCTGCTGGGCTCGGCGCTGGTGGTGCTGACCAGCTTTCGCAACTCCAGCGCCTACAACCGCTGGTGGGAGGCCCGGACCTTGTGGGGTGCTCTGGTCAACAACTCACGCAGCTTCGCTCGCCAGGTGCTGACCCTGGTGCAGGACGGCGACACCTTGAACCCGGCCAAGGCGGTGCTGCTGAGGCGCCACGTGGCGTTCGTCAAATGCCTCTCGGCACACCTGAAGAAGGAGGATTGCGCCCCCGGCGTGGTCGAGCTGATCGGCGAGGAGGCCTTTGCCCGGCGCCATGACACCAACAACTTTCCCAACGACCTGCTCAACGGTTCGGCCGCATTGCTCAGCCGCGAGTATCAGGCCGGGCGACTGGACAGCATCCGTCTCGCCCGCCTGGAGTCGACCCTGGTGGAAATCTCCAACTGCCAGGGCGGCATGGAGCGGATCGCCAACACACCGTTGCCCTATCCCTATGTGTCGTTTCCGCGACTGTTCATCACCTTGTTCTGCATCATCGTGCCCATCGGCCTGGTCGAGGACCTGGGCTGGTTCACGCCACTGGCCTCCACCGTGGTCGGCTTCATGCTGCTGGCCATCGAAAAAATCGGCACCGACCTGCAGAGCCCGTTCCTGGCCAGCGAGCACGAGATCCAGATGGTGGCCCTGTGCGAGAACATCGAGAAGAACCTGGATTCGATGTTGCGCGATGCCGAGGTGACTTCAAGGGAGATGGCGCCTTGCCTCAAGTCCCCGACTTGA
- a CDS encoding polyamine ABC transporter substrate-binding protein: MNIKRLLSSLSCAALCASLFASAVQADEQRTLRVYNWFDYITPQTLVDFQKADNVKLIYDIFDTNEALEAKLLTGNSGYDVVVPSNVFLAKQIEAGVFQPLDRSKLPNYSHLDPKLMKLLEANDPGNQYAVPYMYGTILIGFNPDKVKAALGDNAPVDSWDLIFKPENISKLKGCGVALLDSPSEILPLALQYLGLSPNSNKAEDYRKAEALLLKIRPYITYFHSSKYMADIANGDICVAVGYSGSFSQAANRAKEARNGVVVDMRLPKEGAPIWFDMLAIPKGAANTADAHAFINYLLQPEVIAPISDFVGYPNPNKDATDKVDPAIRNNPNLYPTEEAMAHLYTLKPLDRDGERARTRAWTKIKSGT, encoded by the coding sequence ATGAACATCAAGCGACTGTTGTCTTCGTTATCTTGCGCTGCACTCTGCGCCAGCCTGTTCGCCAGCGCCGTGCAGGCGGACGAGCAGCGCACCCTGCGGGTCTACAACTGGTTCGACTACATCACCCCGCAGACCCTGGTGGATTTCCAGAAGGCCGATAACGTCAAGCTGATCTACGACATCTTCGATACCAACGAGGCGCTCGAAGCCAAGCTGCTGACCGGCAACTCCGGCTATGACGTGGTGGTGCCTTCCAACGTGTTCCTCGCCAAGCAGATCGAAGCCGGGGTGTTCCAGCCGCTGGACCGCAGCAAGCTGCCCAACTACAGCCACCTGGACCCCAAGCTGATGAAGCTGCTGGAGGCCAACGACCCAGGCAACCAATACGCCGTGCCCTACATGTACGGCACCATCCTGATCGGCTTCAACCCGGACAAGGTCAAGGCCGCGCTGGGTGACAACGCGCCAGTGGACAGCTGGGACCTGATCTTCAAACCCGAGAACATCAGCAAGCTCAAGGGTTGCGGCGTGGCGCTGCTCGACTCACCGTCGGAGATTCTGCCGCTGGCCCTGCAATACCTCGGCCTGTCGCCCAACAGCAACAAGGCCGAGGACTATCGCAAGGCCGAGGCCCTGCTTCTCAAGATTCGCCCCTACATCACCTATTTCCACTCCTCGAAATACATGGCCGACATCGCCAATGGCGACATCTGCGTAGCCGTCGGCTATTCGGGCAGCTTCTCGCAGGCCGCGAACCGCGCCAAGGAAGCCAGGAACGGCGTGGTGGTGGACATGCGCCTGCCCAAGGAAGGCGCGCCGATCTGGTTCGATATGCTGGCCATCCCCAAAGGCGCGGCCAATACCGCAGACGCCCATGCCTTCATCAACTATCTGCTGCAGCCTGAAGTGATCGCACCAATCAGCGACTTCGTCGGCTACCCCAACCCGAACAAGGACGCCACCGACAAGGTCGACCCGGCGATCCGCAACAACCCCAACCTGTACCCGACCGAAGAGGCCATGGCCCACCTCTATACGTTGAAGCCGCTCGATCGCGATGGCGAACGGGCACGGACCCGGGCGTGGACCAAAATCAAGTCGGGGACTTGA
- a CDS encoding histone deacetylase family protein, which translates to MLTFYSDDHHLHHGRCELIDGRLMPCFEMPSRADHVVQRVRSRALGEVREPQDHGRQPIERVHSTEYLDFFQGAWARWQASGGEGDILPFTWPARSLRAIKPTHLLGELGYYSFDGGAPITAGTWQAAYSAAQVALSAQAAIEAGAHSAFALCRPPGHHAASDVMGGYCYLNNAAIAAQAFLDQGRSRVAILDVDYHHGNGTQAIFYSRSDVLFASIHGHPEFEFPFFLGYADETGEGAGEGFNYNYPLAAGSAWEVWSQALEQACQRITASDAQVLVISLGVDTFMLDPISQFKLDSPDYLKMGARIAALGLPTLFVMEGGYAVEEIGVNAVNVLEGFERALKELHP; encoded by the coding sequence ATGCTGACCTTCTATTCCGACGATCATCACCTGCACCACGGCCGTTGCGAGCTGATCGATGGGCGCCTGATGCCCTGTTTCGAGATGCCATCGCGCGCCGACCACGTGGTGCAACGGGTGCGCAGTCGCGCCCTGGGCGAGGTTCGTGAACCGCAGGACCACGGCCGCCAGCCCATCGAGCGGGTGCACAGCACTGAATACCTCGACTTCTTCCAGGGCGCCTGGGCCCGCTGGCAGGCCAGCGGGGGCGAGGGCGATATCCTGCCCTTCACCTGGCCGGCACGGAGCCTGCGCGCGATCAAGCCGACCCACCTGCTCGGCGAACTCGGCTATTACAGTTTCGATGGTGGTGCACCGATCACCGCCGGTACCTGGCAAGCGGCCTACAGTGCCGCGCAGGTCGCCCTCAGCGCCCAGGCTGCAATCGAGGCCGGCGCCCACAGCGCCTTCGCCCTCTGCCGGCCGCCTGGGCATCACGCCGCCAGCGATGTCATGGGCGGCTATTGCTACCTCAACAATGCCGCGATCGCCGCTCAAGCTTTTCTCGACCAGGGTCGCTCGCGGGTGGCCATCCTCGACGTCGACTACCACCACGGCAACGGGACCCAGGCGATCTTCTATTCGCGCAGCGACGTGCTGTTCGCCTCGATCCACGGTCATCCGGAGTTCGAGTTTCCGTTCTTCCTCGGCTACGCCGACGAAACCGGCGAAGGCGCTGGAGAGGGCTTCAATTACAACTACCCGCTGGCTGCCGGCAGCGCCTGGGAGGTCTGGAGCCAGGCCCTGGAGCAAGCCTGCCAGCGCATCACGGCCAGTGACGCGCAAGTGCTGGTGATCTCGCTGGGCGTCGACACCTTCATGCTCGACCCCATCTCGCAGTTCAAGCTCGACAGCCCCGACTACCTGAAAATGGGCGCACGCATCGCCGCGCTGGGCTTGCCGACGCTGTTCGTGATGGAAGGCGGCTATGCCGTGGAAGAAATCGGCGTCAACGCGGTGAACGTACTCGAAGGTTTCGAACGCGCACTCAAGGAGCTTCATCCATGA
- a CDS encoding AraC family transcriptional regulator, with protein MLHSHLTTLNAVSLVLNTFAAEGLSSEALLAGSGINAADLSRADPRITTSQEMQVCANALALRREIGLELGRRMHVSAYGMLGYALLSSATFGDALALALRYPALLGTLFDLRLEQDHEHVWLTASNYRDRSALAIFNAELCMASLKVICDDLLGQPLPLHAARFAHAEPGYRSHYQATFACPVQFGGDHHGFAFERHWLERPLPLADGVTHRAMAERCRRQNTEFTGRQAWLARIRQALARQLSQPPGLEGLARQMKCSARTLRRHLHDVGSSYQELLDELRFERAKQLLAEDRLPIYQIAEQLGFSETASLRHAFIRWSGVAPSHFRS; from the coding sequence ATGCTGCATTCACATCTGACCACATTGAACGCGGTCTCCCTGGTCCTCAATACCTTCGCCGCCGAAGGTCTGTCCAGTGAGGCCCTGCTCGCCGGCAGTGGCATCAACGCCGCGGACTTGAGCCGCGCAGACCCGCGCATCACCACCAGCCAGGAGATGCAGGTGTGCGCCAATGCGCTGGCCCTGCGCCGCGAGATCGGCCTGGAACTGGGCCGGCGCATGCATGTTTCGGCCTATGGCATGCTCGGCTACGCCCTGCTCTCCAGTGCCACCTTCGGTGACGCCCTGGCGCTGGCCCTGCGCTACCCGGCACTGCTGGGAACACTTTTCGATCTGCGCCTGGAACAGGACCACGAGCACGTCTGGCTGACCGCCAGCAACTATCGCGACCGCTCGGCATTGGCGATATTCAACGCCGAACTGTGCATGGCCTCGCTCAAGGTCATCTGCGACGACCTGCTCGGGCAGCCTTTGCCGTTGCACGCGGCGCGCTTCGCCCACGCCGAGCCGGGCTACCGCAGCCACTACCAGGCCACGTTCGCCTGCCCGGTGCAGTTCGGCGGCGACCACCACGGCTTTGCCTTCGAGCGACACTGGCTGGAACGCCCGCTGCCGCTGGCCGACGGCGTGACCCACCGCGCCATGGCCGAACGCTGCCGGCGGCAGAACACCGAGTTCACCGGTCGCCAGGCCTGGCTGGCGCGCATCCGCCAGGCGCTCGCCCGGCAGTTGTCGCAGCCGCCGGGGCTCGAAGGCCTGGCCCGGCAGATGAAATGCTCGGCCCGCACCCTGCGCCGCCACCTGCACGATGTCGGCAGCAGCTATCAGGAGCTGCTCGACGAGCTGCGCTTCGAGCGCGCCAAGCAGCTGCTGGCCGAGGATCGCCTACCGATCTACCAGATCGCCGAGCAGCTGGGCTTCAGCGAAACCGCCAGCTTGCGCCACGCCTTCATCCGCTGGAGCGGCGTGGCGCCGAGTCATTTTCGCAGTTGA
- a CDS encoding asparaginase, whose amino-acid sequence MSSHIKVLYTGGTIGMQASANGLAPAAGFEARMREQLPTYAGLAWSLREMAPLIDSANMTPAYWQRLRAAIVEAVDDEGCSGVLVLHGTDTLAYSAAAMAFQLLGVNVPVLFTGSMLPAGVANSDAWENLDGALRALAGGLQAGVQLYFHGELLAPTRCAKVRSFGRHPFARLRRNGNGQPSVEAPAELHYRRALQPACVAVLPLVPGFGARPLQAMLDSGVQGLVLECFGSGTGPCDDPTFLAALQSAQARDIVVVAVTQCHEGGVELDIYEAGSRLRTVGVLSGGGMTREAAFGKLHALLGAGLSHTEVRRLVELDLCGELA is encoded by the coding sequence ATGAGTTCGCACATCAAGGTGCTCTACACCGGCGGCACCATCGGCATGCAGGCCAGCGCCAATGGCCTGGCCCCGGCGGCGGGTTTCGAGGCGCGCATGCGCGAGCAGCTGCCGACCTATGCCGGGCTTGCGTGGAGCCTGCGCGAGATGGCGCCTTTGATCGACAGCGCCAACATGACCCCGGCCTACTGGCAGCGCTTGCGCGCGGCCATCGTCGAGGCGGTGGACGACGAAGGCTGCAGCGGCGTGCTGGTGCTGCACGGCACCGACACCCTGGCCTACAGCGCCGCCGCCATGGCCTTCCAACTGCTGGGGGTCAACGTCCCGGTGCTGTTTACCGGCTCCATGCTGCCGGCCGGGGTGGCCAACAGCGACGCCTGGGAAAACCTCGACGGAGCGCTGCGGGCGCTGGCCGGCGGGCTGCAGGCGGGCGTGCAGCTGTACTTCCACGGCGAGCTGCTGGCGCCGACCCGCTGCGCCAAGGTGCGCAGCTTCGGCCGCCACCCCTTCGCCCGCCTGCGGCGCAACGGCAACGGCCAGCCCAGCGTCGAAGCCCCAGCCGAACTGCATTATCGGCGCGCCCTGCAGCCGGCCTGCGTCGCCGTGCTGCCGCTGGTGCCAGGCTTCGGCGCTCGGCCGCTGCAGGCCATGCTCGACAGCGGTGTGCAGGGCCTGGTGCTGGAGTGTTTCGGCAGCGGCACCGGCCCCTGTGACGACCCGACATTCCTCGCCGCGCTGCAATCGGCCCAGGCCCGCGACATCGTCGTGGTCGCCGTTACCCAATGCCACGAAGGCGGCGTCGAGCTGGATATCTATGAAGCTGGCAGCCGCCTGCGCACCGTCGGCGTGCTGTCTGGCGGCGGAATGACCCGCGAAGCTGCGTTCGGCAAGTTGCATGCCCTGCTCGGCGCCGGCTTGAGCCATACCGAGGTGCGCCGCCTGGTGGAACTCGACCTGTGTGGCGAATTGGCCTGA